Proteins encoded together in one Scytonema millei VB511283 window:
- a CDS encoding DUF2243 domain-containing protein, translating to MEAKQLRTQRNPLIASGIILGLGTGGLFDGILLHQILQWHHMLSSVRPTVTVAEMKANMVWDGFFDAATWILTLLGIFLLWRAGEQKNVFWSGKTFFGALLLGVGLFDFFEGLIDHQILGIHHVKPGTNELIWDIGFLVLGAILAIAGWILIKSEEKVISKS from the coding sequence ATGGAAGCAAAACAACTTCGCACGCAGCGCAACCCTTTAATTGCATCTGGAATTATTCTTGGGTTGGGAACTGGCGGACTATTTGATGGTATATTGCTCCATCAAATCTTGCAATGGCACCACATGCTCAGCAGCGTTCGACCGACTGTCACTGTTGCAGAAATGAAAGCCAACATGGTGTGGGATGGATTTTTCGATGCTGCTACGTGGATACTAACTTTACTAGGAATATTTTTACTCTGGCGGGCAGGCGAACAAAAAAACGTGTTTTGGTCGGGCAAAACTTTCTTTGGTGCTTTGTTGCTAGGCGTAGGATTATTCGACTTCTTTGAGGGATTAATCGACCATCAAATTCTCGGCATTCACCATGTCAAACCAGGGACTAATGAGTTAATCTGGGATATCGGTTTTCTCGTTCTAGGGGCTATCTTAGCGATCGCGGGATGGATACTGATAAAGTCTGAAGAAAAAGTAATTAGTAAGTCGTAA
- a CDS encoding LmeA family phospholipid-binding protein gives MFGGLTGFTNPSGTDWGEQMLNTVASKTIRHLFTQSESVEVAVRCYPSSKLLQGSIDSFKMSGRGLLIRREFWAEEMSFETDAVAIDFSSVLGGKLALKQPTQAVAQVTLSEAGINKAFEAELVKKRLLNLNLPSLTELSGGKPVSFQEVRVELLPENEIKIWAKADLSREELVPVSLTATLGIERRRRVQFQNPRFEVETLPESQRETSLALAQALAEILNNMVDLDRFDLDGVTMRLNRLETKGKLLVFSGYAQIERVPGKG, from the coding sequence ATGTTTGGCGGATTAACTGGTTTTACTAATCCTAGTGGCACTGATTGGGGCGAGCAAATGCTCAATACTGTTGCCAGCAAGACGATTCGTCACTTATTTACACAAAGTGAGTCAGTAGAAGTTGCCGTTCGTTGTTACCCTTCCAGCAAACTCTTACAAGGTAGCATTGATAGCTTCAAGATGAGCGGTCGCGGTCTGTTGATCAGACGAGAATTTTGGGCAGAGGAGATGTCGTTTGAGACGGATGCTGTAGCGATCGATTTCAGCTCTGTTCTGGGTGGTAAACTTGCCCTCAAACAACCGACTCAAGCCGTAGCTCAAGTTACGCTATCAGAAGCAGGAATTAACAAAGCGTTTGAAGCAGAACTGGTGAAAAAACGCCTGCTCAATTTGAATTTACCTAGTTTGACTGAATTGTCTGGTGGTAAGCCAGTCTCGTTTCAGGAAGTTCGGGTAGAGTTATTACCGGAGAATGAAATTAAAATCTGGGCTAAGGCAGACTTATCACGAGAGGAATTAGTACCAGTTAGTCTGACAGCAACTTTGGGTATTGAACGACGGCGACGAGTACAATTCCAAAACCCTAGATTTGAAGTAGAGACGCTACCAGAATCTCAACGAGAGACTTCCCTGGCTTTAGCACAAGCTTTGGCAGAAATTCTGAATAATATGGTCGATCTCGATCGCTTTGATTTAGATGGCGTTACTATGCGACTCAACCGCTTAGAAACTAAAGGCAAGCTGTTAGTTTTTAGCGGTTATGCTCAAATCGAGCGCGTACCTGGAAAAGGATAA
- a CDS encoding RNA recognition motif domain-containing protein produces MSIYVGNLSYDVTQEDLTKVFADYGTVKRVQLPIDRESGRPRGFGFVEMETEDAEEAAISELDGARWMGRVLKVNKAKPREEGGSRTGNSRGSYNRRESSRSY; encoded by the coding sequence ATGTCCATATACGTAGGTAACTTGTCATACGACGTTACCCAAGAAGATTTGACTAAGGTATTTGCCGATTACGGCACTGTAAAACGAGTACAGCTACCTATAGACCGAGAAAGCGGTCGTCCGCGTGGTTTTGGTTTTGTTGAAATGGAAACAGAAGACGCAGAAGAAGCCGCTATTTCAGAGCTAGATGGCGCTAGATGGATGGGACGAGTGCTGAAAGTAAATAAAGCCAAGCCACGCGAGGAAGGTGGTAGTAGAACTGGCAACAGCAGAGGTAGCTATAACCGCCGCGAATCTTCTAGAAGCTACTAG